One region of Deferrivibrio essentukiensis genomic DNA includes:
- the rsmG gene encoding 16S rRNA (guanine(527)-N(7))-methyltransferase RsmG: MISKYYDFTENQLKKFQELYNLHINVPINLTRIKEKEDFFLKHILDSIYFAKFLNVDFEIGIDVGTGGGFPGVILALMYPDKMFYLIDSIKKKCEHVSHFIDELEITNAKVINDRVENVKNLKADIIFSRGVGKVVDIIKWTNNVSHETTAYLFYKGEDIETEIKQAKNIISKRGLSYGNLRIQEPIQRSYLYFNNFSFCRVRPKTDI, from the coding sequence ATGATAAGTAAATACTATGATTTTACCGAGAATCAGCTTAAGAAATTTCAAGAACTTTACAACCTTCATATAAATGTCCCCATTAATCTGACTAGGATTAAAGAAAAAGAAGACTTCTTTTTAAAGCATATTCTTGACAGCATATACTTTGCCAAGTTCTTAAATGTAGATTTTGAGATAGGGATAGATGTTGGTACAGGCGGTGGCTTTCCAGGTGTTATACTTGCATTGATGTACCCTGACAAAATGTTTTACCTGATTGATAGTATAAAGAAAAAGTGTGAGCATGTCTCGCATTTTATTGATGAATTAGAAATTACTAATGCAAAAGTAATAAACGATAGGGTTGAAAATGTCAAAAATTTAAAGGCCGATATAATATTTTCAAGAGGGGTTGGAAAAGTCGTAGATATTATAAAGTGGACAAATAACGTTTCACATGAAACAACAGCCTATCTGTTTTACAAAGGGGAAGATATAGAAACTGAAATAAAACAGGCTAAAAATATTATTTCCAAAAGGGGACTAAGTTATGGGAATCTCAGGATTCAAGAACCTATTCAGAGGAGTTATCTCTATTTTAATAATTTCAGCTTTTGTAGGGTGCGCCCAAAAACAGATATATAA